In Candidatus Mycalebacterium zealandia, one DNA window encodes the following:
- the coxB gene encoding cytochrome c oxidase subunit II, with protein sequence MNSWLPEAASEIAPRVDNVLIAVTVISFIFFIIISVVLVVFAVKYRRKTANDRTPSITGNEPLEIAWTVVPSIILVAIFIHGLVVFNELRTPPNEAVEVTVVSKQWLWQFEYPNGKKTINELNVQQNLPVKMIMRSDDVLHSLFIPAFRVKQDILPGRFTQLWFTPTKVGSFIIFCAEYCGTGHSQMLARVNVMSPEAFARWEGKGGTDTASTGSFSSLPAHQRGEKLYKNRGCNACHSIDGSPGIAPTFKGVFGRIEELKDGSSVRADENYLIESIYEPQAKMVAGYEPVMPSFKGILSESDVSDIIEYVKTLK encoded by the coding sequence ATGAACAGTTGGTTGCCGGAAGCAGCATCGGAAATTGCGCCCAGAGTTGACAATGTTCTGATTGCCGTAACCGTTATTTCATTCATATTTTTCATAATCATTTCGGTGGTTCTTGTCGTCTTCGCGGTGAAATACAGAAGGAAAACGGCAAACGACAGAACGCCGAGCATCACGGGAAATGAGCCGCTTGAAATAGCATGGACGGTTGTGCCGTCCATAATTCTTGTGGCTATTTTTATACACGGCCTTGTTGTGTTCAATGAACTTAGAACTCCTCCGAACGAAGCGGTTGAAGTTACGGTAGTCAGCAAGCAGTGGCTTTGGCAGTTTGAATACCCCAACGGCAAAAAAACCATAAACGAACTCAATGTTCAGCAGAACCTGCCCGTAAAAATGATAATGAGGTCTGATGACGTTCTGCACAGTCTTTTCATTCCGGCTTTCAGGGTCAAACAGGACATCCTGCCCGGAAGGTTCACACAGCTCTGGTTCACCCCGACCAAGGTGGGCTCATTCATCATCTTCTGCGCTGAATACTGCGGGACGGGGCATTCGCAGATGCTTGCGCGTGTGAACGTCATGAGCCCGGAAGCGTTCGCCCGCTGGGAGGGTAAAGGTGGCACGGACACGGCTTCAACCGGAAGTTTTTCATCTCTTCCGGCGCACCAAAGGGGCGAAAAACTCTACAAAAACAGGGGTTGCAACGCCTGCCACAGCATAGACGGAAGCCCCGGAATCGCGCCTACTTTCAAAGGTGTGTTTGGCAGAATTGAGGAACTTAAAGACGGAAGCAGTGTGCGCGCCGATGAGAATTACCTTATAGAGTCCATTTACGAACCGCAGGCAAAGATGGTCGCCGGCTACGAGCCGGTGATGCCGTCATTCAAGGGAATACTCTCCGAAAGTGATGTTTCGGATATCATAGAGTATGTGAAAACATTGAAGTAG
- the ctaD gene encoding cytochrome c oxidase subunit I: MPENNTQAAHTPYFAHGGTGLWTWLTSTDHKRIGLMYLGSLLFFFALAGVTALLMRYELATPEADVFSPHTYNVLFTLHGSIMVFFFIVPGLAASFGNFLIPLMIGARDVAFPKLNIASYWIYLAGAAILLYALLGDTVDTGWTFYAPYSVKSGTNVILITFGIFVLGFSSILTGMNFIVTIHKLRAPGMNWGRLPLFIWASYATSILQLLATPVVGITLLLLIAERTLDIGFFDPAKGGDPILLQNFFWFYSHPAVYIMIIPGMGVISEIIPVFSRKPIFGYKAIAFSSFGIAIISFLVWMHHMFVSGISVLAAQVFSFITMLVAIPTAVKVFNWIATLYKGSILLASPMLYALSFIFLFTVGGLTGVFLGALAADVHLHDTYFVVGHMHYVMFGGTVMAFFGALHYWFPKMFGRNFNERVAKLAWFLVFIGFNLTFFIQHTMGTQGMPRRYASYPDEFTTSHLISTYGSWILGLGIILMFANLLHGVFKGEKAGDNPYDSVSPEWQTKSPPPHENFEKIPTFTDWTYGYGEK; encoded by the coding sequence ATGCCGGAAAACAACACACAAGCCGCTCACACTCCTTATTTCGCTCACGGCGGAACAGGGCTGTGGACATGGTTGACATCCACCGATCATAAACGCATCGGGCTGATGTATCTTGGAAGTCTGCTTTTTTTCTTCGCGCTTGCGGGAGTAACCGCGCTTCTTATGCGCTATGAACTCGCCACGCCCGAAGCCGATGTTTTTTCGCCTCACACATACAACGTTCTGTTCACCCTCCACGGCTCAATAATGGTGTTTTTCTTCATTGTTCCGGGGCTCGCGGCGTCTTTCGGCAACTTCCTCATACCTCTTATGATAGGCGCGAGAGATGTGGCGTTTCCGAAGTTGAACATAGCAAGCTACTGGATATACCTTGCCGGAGCCGCGATTCTCCTCTACGCCCTTCTCGGCGACACCGTTGACACCGGCTGGACATTCTACGCGCCATACAGTGTAAAGAGCGGAACGAACGTCATTTTGATAACTTTCGGGATTTTTGTTCTGGGATTTTCGTCAATTCTGACGGGGATGAATTTCATAGTTACGATACACAAACTCCGCGCGCCCGGAATGAACTGGGGACGGTTGCCGCTGTTTATATGGGCGTCATACGCGACCTCCATTCTGCAGTTGCTCGCAACTCCCGTTGTGGGAATCACGTTACTTTTGCTAATCGCGGAGAGAACTCTCGACATCGGTTTCTTTGACCCCGCCAAGGGCGGCGACCCGATTTTGCTGCAAAACTTCTTCTGGTTTTACTCCCACCCCGCCGTTTACATAATGATCATTCCGGGGATGGGCGTCATATCGGAGATTATTCCGGTGTTTTCAAGAAAGCCCATTTTCGGCTATAAAGCCATCGCGTTTTCCAGTTTCGGAATAGCGATAATCAGTTTCCTTGTGTGGATGCACCACATGTTTGTGAGCGGAATTTCGGTGCTCGCGGCGCAGGTGTTTTCATTCATAACAATGCTTGTCGCCATACCGACAGCCGTGAAAGTGTTCAACTGGATCGCCACGCTTTACAAAGGCTCCATATTGCTCGCCTCACCGATGCTTTACGCGCTGTCGTTTATTTTTCTGTTTACGGTCGGCGGACTGACGGGCGTTTTCCTCGGCGCGCTCGCCGCGGATGTCCACCTGCATGACACATACTTCGTTGTGGGGCATATGCACTACGTTATGTTCGGCGGAACCGTTATGGCGTTCTTCGGCGCATTGCACTACTGGTTTCCGAAAATGTTCGGCAGAAACTTCAATGAGCGGGTTGCGAAACTGGCGTGGTTTCTGGTCTTTATCGGTTTCAACCTGACCTTTTTCATTCAGCACACAATGGGCACTCAGGGAATGCCGCGCAGATATGCGAGTTATCCCGATGAGTTCACCACAAGCCACCTGATTTCAACCTACGGCTCGTGGATTCTGGGGCTTGGAATAATCCTGATGTTCGCGAATCTGTTGCACGGAGTGTTCAAGGGCGAAAAAGCGGGAGACAACCCTTACGATTCAGTTTCTCCCGAATGGCAGACCAAATCGCCGCCGCCTCACGAAAACTTTGAAAAAATCCCGACCTTTACGGACTGGACTTACGGGTACGGTGAAAAATAA